One Erpetoichthys calabaricus chromosome 9, fErpCal1.3, whole genome shotgun sequence genomic region harbors:
- the plekhf1 gene encoding pleckstrin homology domain-containing family F member 1, with the protein MECHLAYTRANYERITAVENSFGAFGQPLMKPGRVLIAEGRLMKMCRRTHKPKMFFLFNDILVYGSIVMHSCWYNHQHIIPLEDIVIENQEDCPELQNHWLLRTPRKSFYVSAASLREKQEWLIHLEEYRAQQLTKSERAPSGNLAAIWIPDRASEICMRCTDKFTVTQRRHHCRQCGFIVCNACSKCRFLIPTISSSPVRVCILCFNNLQEEKDRKDKGRNRWSDDFDCARPTYEVASEDETVERVESKWAGSQGPALPVGLRNTKSEVLSSLQGALLNVKFNK; encoded by the coding sequence ATGGAATGCCATCTGGCTTACACCCGAGCAAACTATGAGCGTATAACTGCTGTTGAAAACTCCTTTGGCGCCTTTGGGCAGCCCCTGATGAAACCCGGACGAGTTCTTATTGCGGAGGGCCGCCTGATGAAGATGTGCCGCCGCACCCACAAGCCCAAGATGTTTTTCCTTTTCAATGACATTCTGGTTTATGGCAGCATTGTGATGCACAGTTGCTGGTATAACCACCAGCATATCATACCCTTGGAAGACATTGTCATAGAGAACCAAGAGGACTGCCCAGAACTGCAAAACCATTGGCTCCTCAGAACACCTCGAAAGTCATTCTATGTGTCTGCTGCCTCTTTGAGGGAGAAACAGGAATGGTTAATCCATTTGGAAGAGTATCGAGCTCAGCAGCTGACAAAATCAGAGCGAGCACCGTCTGGTAATCTGGCTGCAATCTGGATCCCAGACAGAGCTTCCGAAATCTGCATGCGCTGCACAGACAAGTTTACAGTGACACAGCGAAGGCACCACTGCCGGCAGTGTGGCTTTATCGTGTGCAACGCCTGCTCAAAATGTAGGTTTCTTATTCCAACGATTTCATCGTCACCTGTGAGGGTCTGCATTTTGTGCTTCAACAACTTACAAGAAGAGAAGGACAGGAAAGACAAAGGCAGGAACAGGTGGTCCGATGACTTTGACTGTGCCAGGCCTACATATGAAGTCGCAAGTGAAGATGAGACTGTGGAAAGAGTTGAAAGTAAGTGGGCAGGATCACAAGGCCCAGCATTACCTGTGGGACTGAGAAACACAAAAAGTGAAGTCCTCTCAAGCCTCCAGGGTGCACTTTTAAATGTGAAATTCAATAAGTGA